A segment of the Streptomyces sp. XD-27 genome:
TCACCCAGTACGCCGAACTGTGGCTGCGCGACGCGGGGGACCATCTCGGCGACCCCGCGCGGTATGCCGAGCGGTACGACGCGTGGCTGGCCGAGTTCGAGGCCCGCAAGACGCGGGCCGTGGGACTTGGCTGGATCACGCTGCGCAAGACCGGCTCCGACCGGCCGTCGATCACCGTGGAGGAGTGGCCGCACCCGGTCGAGCAGCCGCTGGGTCCCGCCGTCGTCGCCCACTTCGAGCGCCAGGAGTATCTGCGGACGCACGACGACGCCGCGCTGCTCGCCGCGCGCTTCCGGCTGGCCGACGAGGTGGTGCAGGAGCAGGTCGGGCTGCCGGGGGCGGAGGACCCGGAGCACGTGGTGCTCCGGCAGAACCGCGGCATGCGGCGGGCGACCAAGGTGGACACGGTCGGCGCGGGCTTCGCGGGCGTCTGCGACGGAACGCTCAGCGCGGGCCGCATCCTGGACGCCATCGCGCAGCTGCTCGGCGAGGACTCGGTGCTGCTCCGCGACCGTACGCCGGAGTCGATCCGGCTCCTGGTCGAGCAGGGGTTCCTGCTTCCGGTGACGGACGAGTAGCCGGGGCTCCGACCACCGGAGCCGGCCCGTGCCGCGCACCGATGTGGCCGGGAGACATGGCCGGGAGATGTGGCCGGGAACCGTCTGGACAGGCCGGACGCGCTTTGTTCACCCGGGGTTCTCGCGGACGCCTTCCCCAGGTGGCATGCTCCCGCGCATGGAGAGCGGACCCGCGATCTTCGCCGGTACGGCGTTCATGCTGTTCGGCCTCGGCCTGGTGCTGTGGACGGCGGTGCGCGTCCGGCTGCGCCGGCCGGTGGCGGAAGGCGCGCATCCGGTTACCGGGCCGCTTCTTTCCCTCCTCATCGGTGCCGCGGCGCTGGGCGGCGGAATCTGGTGCCTCGGCTCCGTGTGACCAGGGCTCCCCACCCCGCGTGACGCGGGTCTCGTGACAGTGGTGTGCCGGTCCGGGCGGCAGACAGGACGCTTGTCGGGTTACCGTTCGAGTGGCGTTGTGGGCTTTTTCCGTTTGACACGGGGGCGGGATGTACCGTCACACTCCGCAGCGTCACCGTAATGACACGGAGCCGTAGAGGTCCCGTTCACCGAGCGTCGACCGGAGAGAAGAGCGAAGTTGTCCCCGACCAGCGAGACCGCGCAGGGCGGCCGCCGACTCGTCATCGTCGAGTCGCCCGCCAAGGCGAAGACGATCAAGGGCTACCTGGGCCCTGGCTACGTCGTCGAGGCGAGCGTCGGGCACATCCGCGACCTGCCGAACGGTGCCGCCGAGGTGCCCGAGAAGTACACCGGCGAGGTGCGCCGCCTCGGCGTGGACGTCGAGCACGACTTCCAGCCGATCTACGTCGTCAACGCCGACAAGAAGAGCCAGGTCAAGAAGCTCAAGGAGCTGCTGGCCGACTCCGACGAGCTCTTCCTCGCCACCGATGAGGACCGCGAGGGCGAGGCCATCGCCTGGCACCTCCAGCAGGTGCTCAAGCCCAAGGTCCCGGTCCGCCGGATGGTCTTCCACGAGATCACCAAGGACGCGATCCGCGAGGCCGTCGCCAACCCGCGCGAGCTGAACCAGCGCCTGGTCGACGCCCAGGAGACCCGCCGGATCCTCGACCGCCTCTACGGCTACGAGGTCTCGCCGGTGCTGTGGAAGAAGGTCATGCCGCGGCTGTCGGCGGGCCGCGTGCAGTCCGTGGCCACCCGGCTCGTCGTCGAGCGGGAGCGCGAGCGCATCGCCTTCCGCTCCGCCGAGTACTGGGACCTGACCGGCACTTTCGCGACGGGCCGGGCGGGCGACAGCAGCGACCCGGGCACCTTCGGCGCGCGCCTGACCAGCGTGGACGGCCGCCGGGTCGCCCAGGGCCGCGACTTCGGCCCGAACGGGCAGCTCAAGACCGACGTGCTGCACCTGGACGAGGCCGCCGCCCGGGCGCTGGCCGCCGCGCTCGCCGACTCGGCCTTCGCCGTCCGCTCGGTCGAGTCCAAGCCGTACCGCCGCTCGCCGTACGCCCCGTTCCGCACGACCACCCTCCAGCAGGAGGCGAGCCGCAAGCTGGGCTTCGGCGCCAAGGCCACCATGCAGGTGGCGCAGAAGCTGTACGAGAACGGCTTCATCACCTACATGCGTACGGACTCCACGACGCTGTCGGAGACCGCCGTCTCCGCCGCCCGTGCGCAGGTCACGCAGCTGTACGGGGCCGACTACCTGCCGGAGAAGCCGCGCACGTACGCCGGGAAGGTCAAGAACGCGCAGGAGGCGCACGAGGCGATCCGGCCCTCCGGCGACCGCTTCCGCACCCCGGCCGAGACCGGCCTCACCGGCGACCAGTTCCGGCTCTACGAGCTGATCTGGAAGCGGACCGTCGCCTCCCAGATGAAGGACGCCGTCGGCAACTCCGTCACCGTCAAGATCGGCGGCCGGGCCTCCGACGGGCGGGACGCCGAGTTCTCCGCCTCCGGCAAGACGATCACCTTCCACGGCTTCATGAAGGCGTACGTCGAAGGCGCCGACGACCCGAACGCCGAGCTGGACGACCGCGAGCGGCGGCTGCCGCAGGTCGCCGAGGGCGACGGGCTCACGGCGCGGGAGATCACCGCCGACGGCCACGCCACCAAGCCCCCGGCCCGCTACACCGAGGCGTCGCTGGTCAAGGAGCTGGAAGAGCGCGAGATCGGCCGCCCGTCGACGTACGCGTCGATCATCGGCACCATCCTCGACCGCGGCTACGTCTTCAAGAAGGGCACCGCGCTGGTCCCGTCCTTCCTGAGCTTCGCCGTGGTCAACCTGCTGGAGAAGCACTTCGGCCGACTGGTCGACTACGACTTCACCGCGAAGATGGAGGACGACCTCGACCGCATCGCGCGCGGCGAGGCCCAGGCCGTGCCGTGGCTGAAGCGCTTCTACTTCGGCGAGGGCGCGGGCGAAGGCGGCGCCGCCGAGGCCGGCAACGGCGACGGCGACCACCTCGGCGGCCTCAAGGAGCTGGTCACCGACCTGGGCGCGATCGACGCCCGCGAGGTCTCCTCCTTCCCCGTCGGGAACGGCATCGTGCTGCGCGTCGGCCGCTACGGCCCGTACATCGAGCGGGGCGAGAAGGACGCGGAGGGCCACCAGCGCGCCGACATCCCCGGTGACCTGGCGCCGGACGAGCTGACGGTCGAGCACGCCGAGGAGCTGCTGGCCAGGCCGAGCGGCGACTTCGAGCTCGGTACGGACCCGAAGACCGGCCACGAGATCATCGCCAAGGACGGCAGGTACGGGCCGTACGTCACCGAGGTGCTGCCCGAGGGCACCCCGAAGACCGGCAAGAACGCCGTCAAGCCGCGGACCGCCTCGCTGTTCAAGTCCATGTCCCTGGAGACCGTGACGCTGCAGGACGCGCTCAAGCTGATGTCGCTGCCGCGCGTCGTGGGTGCGGACGCGGAGGGCGTGGAGATCACCGCGCAGAACGGCCGCTACGGCCCGTATTTGAAGAAGGGCACCGACTCGCGCTCGCTGGAGAGCGAGGAGCAGCTCTTCACGATCACGCTGGACGAGGCGCTCGCGATCTACGCGCAGCCCAAGCAGCGCGGCCGGGCCGCGGCCAAGCCGCCGCTGAAGGAGCTGGGCACCGACCCGGTCAGCGAGCGTCCGGTGGTGGTCAAGGACGGCAGGTTCGGCCCGTACGTCACGGACGGCGAGACCAACGCGACGCTGCGGACCGACGACAGCGTCGAGACGATCACGCCCGAGCGCGGCTACGAGCTGCTGGCGGAGAAGCGCGCCAAGGGCCCGGCGAAGAAGACGGCCAAGAAGACCGCCAAGAAGGCGGTGGCGAAGAAGACGGCCGCGAAGAAGGCCCCGGCGAAGAAGACGGCGGCGAAGAAGACCGCCGCCAAGACGACGACCGCCAAGAAGACGACGGCGAAGAAGGCCGCGGCCAAGACCGCGGCGGCCAAGACGGCCGCGGCGGAGCCGACGCCGGTCAACGGGGAGTAGCTCCCGGCGCCCCGCGTGTCCCGCGGTCGGCAGCGACAGCCGACCGCGGCGCGGCGGGGACCGGAACCCGGTCTTCGGGAGGTGGTGGCGCGCGGGCGCGGCATGCGGTGCGCTCGCGCGCCGCGTCGTACCCCGTGCCGCGTCGTACCCCGTGCCGCGTCGTACCCCGTGCCGCGTCGTACCCCGTGCCGCGTCGTACCCCGTGCCGCGCCGTACCCCGTGCCGCGCCGTACCCGCGTGCGACGCGTGGTCGTGTGCGGCGTGTACTCGCGTACGGCGTGTACTCGCGTACGACGCGTGATCGCGACGTACGGACGTACGCCCGTGGT
Coding sequences within it:
- the topA gene encoding type I DNA topoisomerase — encoded protein: MSPTSETAQGGRRLVIVESPAKAKTIKGYLGPGYVVEASVGHIRDLPNGAAEVPEKYTGEVRRLGVDVEHDFQPIYVVNADKKSQVKKLKELLADSDELFLATDEDREGEAIAWHLQQVLKPKVPVRRMVFHEITKDAIREAVANPRELNQRLVDAQETRRILDRLYGYEVSPVLWKKVMPRLSAGRVQSVATRLVVERERERIAFRSAEYWDLTGTFATGRAGDSSDPGTFGARLTSVDGRRVAQGRDFGPNGQLKTDVLHLDEAAARALAAALADSAFAVRSVESKPYRRSPYAPFRTTTLQQEASRKLGFGAKATMQVAQKLYENGFITYMRTDSTTLSETAVSAARAQVTQLYGADYLPEKPRTYAGKVKNAQEAHEAIRPSGDRFRTPAETGLTGDQFRLYELIWKRTVASQMKDAVGNSVTVKIGGRASDGRDAEFSASGKTITFHGFMKAYVEGADDPNAELDDRERRLPQVAEGDGLTAREITADGHATKPPARYTEASLVKELEEREIGRPSTYASIIGTILDRGYVFKKGTALVPSFLSFAVVNLLEKHFGRLVDYDFTAKMEDDLDRIARGEAQAVPWLKRFYFGEGAGEGGAAEAGNGDGDHLGGLKELVTDLGAIDAREVSSFPVGNGIVLRVGRYGPYIERGEKDAEGHQRADIPGDLAPDELTVEHAEELLARPSGDFELGTDPKTGHEIIAKDGRYGPYVTEVLPEGTPKTGKNAVKPRTASLFKSMSLETVTLQDALKLMSLPRVVGADAEGVEITAQNGRYGPYLKKGTDSRSLESEEQLFTITLDEALAIYAQPKQRGRAAAKPPLKELGTDPVSERPVVVKDGRFGPYVTDGETNATLRTDDSVETITPERGYELLAEKRAKGPAKKTAKKTAKKAVAKKTAAKKAPAKKTAAKKTAAKTTTAKKTTAKKAAAKTAAAKTAAAEPTPVNGE